A stretch of the Cydia pomonella isolate Wapato2018A unplaced genomic scaffold, ilCydPomo1 PGA_scaffold_205, whole genome shotgun sequence genome encodes the following:
- the LOC133533800 gene encoding uncharacterized protein LOC133533800 → MANFVGNIGVFDHKVQEWDVFHGRLSQFIKLNKISEDSKSAVLLTHLSDESYRLVRNLVHPTKLEEKSFDELVEVLSGHFTPKRSTFADRAKFFEATKSGSESSQDWAARLRGLAVNCEFGAELDILLRDRFVLGFNMGPERDRLFESDSKKLTLSKALEIAQQAACARQARTVVVKEEPVYRAERRGAGAGAGGGGGASGRKDDDVVGPRCSVCGMKNHDAAKCRFRNYKCQNCGQKGHLKKVCGNNKSKLHSIGAESLEVDECENCKECQMFQMRFQN, encoded by the coding sequence ATGGCTAATTTCGTTGGAAACATAGGAGTTTTTGATCATAAAGTGCAAGAATGGGACGTTTTTCACGGAAGGCTATCGCAGTTTATAAAATTGAACAAGATTTCGGAAGACAGTAAGAGTGCAGTGTTACTAACTCATTTATCGGATGAGTCTTACCGTCTTGTACGGAACCTTGTGCATCCAACCAAACTGGAGGAAAAGTCTTTTGACGAGCTAGTTGAAGTACTCAGTGGGCATTTCACGCCGAAACGATCGACTTTCGCGGATAGGGCCAAGTTTTTTGAAGCAACTAAGTCCGGCTCAGAAAGCAGTCAGGATTGGGCAGCGCGGCTACGAGGCTTAGCCGTCAACTGCGAGTTTGGTGCGGAATTAGACATTTTACTAAGAGATCGTTTCGTACTAGGCTTCAATATGGGACCGGAACGCGATCGTCTATTCGAGAGTGATTCGAAGAAGTTGACGCTGTCTAAAGCACTTGAAATAGCACAGCAGGCGGCGTGCGCGAGGCAGGCGCGCACGGTGGTCGTCAAGGAGGAGCCGGTATACCGCGCGGAGcgccgcggcgccggcgcgggcgccggtggcggcggcggcgcgagcGGCCGCAAAGATGACGACGTCGTCGGGCCGCGGTGTTCAGTGTGCGGGATGAAGAACCACGACGCGGCGAAGTGCAGGTTTCGAAATTACAAGTGCCAAAATTGCGGTCAGAAGGGGCATCTTAAAAAAGTTTGCGGAAATAACAAGTCGAAACTCCATAGTATTGGTGCTGAGTCGTTAGAAGTAGACGAGTGTGAGAACTGTAAGGAGTGCCAAATGTTCCAAATGAG